A single region of the Bacteroidota bacterium genome encodes:
- a CDS encoding DUF47 domain-containing protein: MSIDKVLKFFQPKDKTFYPLFGKAADNIVTISNMLLQCVKETDNEKREAIIKEIEHAEHIGDEITHEIMNNLNTVFITPFDREDIHYLASTIDDVADHVKDAALRIKLYKPHNVPSAVIKMAELICEGAVKVKAAIEELRDMRNIEKLRKMIIEINNVENQSDAIFELALTDLFANEKDPIEIIKIKDIIAKMESASDRCEDIANVIESIIVKTT, translated from the coding sequence ATGTCAATCGACAAAGTACTTAAATTCTTCCAACCGAAGGACAAGACATTTTACCCGCTGTTTGGCAAGGCTGCCGACAATATTGTAACCATTTCGAACATGCTTTTGCAGTGTGTTAAAGAAACCGATAATGAGAAGCGTGAGGCTATCATTAAGGAAATTGAGCATGCTGAGCATATTGGAGATGAGATTACCCATGAAATTATGAATAACCTGAATACGGTATTTATTACACCGTTCGACAGGGAAGACATTCACTACCTGGCATCCACCATTGATGATGTGGCCGACCATGTTAAGGATGCGGCTTTACGTATTAAATTATATAAACCACATAATGTGCCATCTGCCGTGATAAAAATGGCTGAATTAATCTGCGAGGGCGCAGTTAAAGTAAAAGCTGCCATTGAAGAGTTACGTGATATGCGCAATATAGAAAAGCTGCGTAAAATGATTATTGAGATTAATAATGTGGAAAATCAGAGTGATGCCATTTTCGAATTGGCATTAACCGACCTTTTTGCTAACGAAAAAGATCCTATTGAAATAATCAAAATCAAAGATATTATTGCAAAAATGGAAAGCGCAAGCGACCGTTGCGAAGATATCGCGAATGTGATTGAGTCTATCATCGTAAAAACTACATAA
- the pstA gene encoding phosphate ABC transporter permease PstA, whose protein sequence is MNNRLKNNIFKWWAIACTAFGIIMLSVFLINILMDGLGRLDWEFIKNLPSRKAENAGIYTAIMGTVWILGLTALIAIPVGVAAGIYLEEYGKKSRLANILEINITNLAGIPSIIYGILGLEVFVRLFGLGNSVIAGALTLSLLILPIIIVATREAIKAVPKTIREASFALGATKWQTISQQILPAAGGGIVTGVILALSRAVGETAPLIVVGALTYVPFAPKTPMDQYSVLPMQIFNWISRPEKEFAINAAAAIIVLLMITFIMNGFAIYLRNRWQKKVKW, encoded by the coding sequence ATGAATAATCGCTTAAAAAATAATATTTTCAAATGGTGGGCAATTGCATGCACTGCATTTGGAATTATTATGCTTAGTGTGTTTTTAATTAATATATTAATGGATGGTCTTGGTCGTTTAGACTGGGAGTTTATTAAAAACCTTCCTTCGCGTAAAGCAGAAAATGCGGGTATTTATACTGCCATAATGGGAACTGTATGGATATTGGGATTAACTGCATTAATTGCAATACCTGTTGGTGTAGCTGCGGGAATTTATTTGGAGGAATATGGTAAAAAATCGCGACTGGCAAATATTTTAGAAATTAATATCACCAACCTCGCGGGTATACCTTCTATTATTTATGGTATTTTGGGATTAGAAGTATTTGTTCGTTTATTTGGTTTGGGAAATAGTGTTATAGCAGGAGCGTTAACCCTATCGTTATTAATTCTCCCAATCATAATTGTTGCAACACGTGAAGCAATTAAAGCTGTACCTAAAACAATTCGCGAAGCAAGTTTTGCATTGGGAGCAACAAAATGGCAAACTATTTCACAACAAATATTACCTGCTGCAGGCGGTGGAATTGTAACCGGTGTAATTTTAGCTTTGTCGCGAGCAGTTGGCGAAACAGCTCCGTTAATTGTGGTGGGGGCATTAACTTATGTGCCGTTTGCACCTAAAACACCTATGGACCAATACTCTGTATTGCCTATGCAAATATTTAACTGGATTAGTCGCCCCGAAAAAGAATTTGCAATAAATGCCGCTGCAGCAATTATTGTTTTATTGATGATTACATTTATTATGAACGGTTTTGCTATTTATTTGCGCAACCGTTGGCAGAAAAAGGTTAAGTGGTAA
- a CDS encoding PstS family phosphate ABC transporter substrate-binding protein: MFKQITFVLLAAVGLASCGGNKTENGQTAEISGTISIDGSSTVFPLSEAMAEEFGLKNPKARVTVGESGTGGGFKKFGRGEIDICGASRPIKDSEKAACDSAGIKYLALEVAYDGLAVVVNKENTWVDKLTVEELKIMWSAASQGKITSWKQVRASFPDEPLHLYGAGTASGTFDYFTEEICGKKGDSRGDYTASENDNTLVTGVAGDKGGLAYFGMAYYENNKEQLKIVPIDNGNGTGVIPTQETVLNKTYDPLSRPLFIYVSEKAMARPEVQAFVTFFLENAPALSKEVGYVPCEAAVYEQQKSLLKTDIEGQKPMN, encoded by the coding sequence ATGTTTAAACAAATCACATTCGTATTACTTGCTGCAGTTGGATTAGCCTCTTGCGGTGGTAACAAAACCGAAAACGGGCAAACTGCCGAAATTTCGGGAACAATATCTATCGACGGTTCAAGCACAGTGTTTCCTTTGAGCGAAGCTATGGCTGAAGAATTTGGCCTCAAAAACCCAAAAGCCAGAGTTACAGTGGGCGAATCAGGAACCGGTGGTGGTTTCAAAAAATTTGGTCGCGGTGAAATCGATATTTGCGGCGCTTCACGTCCAATCAAAGACAGCGAAAAAGCAGCTTGCGACTCAGCCGGCATAAAATACCTTGCTTTAGAGGTTGCTTATGATGGTTTAGCAGTTGTTGTTAATAAAGAAAATACCTGGGTAGATAAACTCACGGTTGAAGAGTTAAAAATTATGTGGTCAGCTGCTTCCCAAGGTAAAATTACCTCTTGGAAACAGGTAAGAGCAAGTTTCCCTGATGAACCACTTCATTTATATGGTGCAGGTACTGCAAGCGGAACTTTTGATTATTTCACCGAAGAAATTTGTGGTAAAAAAGGTGACAGCCGTGGTGATTATACTGCTAGCGAAAACGATAACACTTTAGTAACTGGTGTGGCCGGCGATAAAGGTGGTTTAGCTTATTTCGGAATGGCGTATTACGAAAATAATAAAGAGCAATTAAAAATTGTTCCTATCGATAATGGTAACGGAACAGGTGTTATCCCAACTCAGGAAACAGTATTGAATAAAACTTACGATCCCTTATCACGCCCACTGTTTATTTATGTGAGCGAAAAAGCAATGGCTCGTCCTGAAGTGCAGGCATTTGTAACATTTTTCCTTGAAAATGCACCTGCTTTAAGTAAAGAAGTTGGTTATGTGCCATGTGAAGCTGCAGTATATGAACAACAAAAATCATTACTGAAAACAGATATCGAAGGTCAAAAACCTATGAATTAA
- the lnt gene encoding apolipoprotein N-acyltransferase encodes MFSKNSIFNSFLLPILSGLILWAAWPPMPFTFLIFIGFVPLFIGDKMISEAAARYTGFKTWLLIYSGLLLWNLLTTWWVSNASLAGGLFAIIANPILMSVPFMLARNTRKQFGDKIGYLSFIVYWMSFEFIHLRWELTWPWLSVGNVFAQNHTWIQWYEYTGVFGGTLWVLIVNTLIYLLIKPYFFKTENALQGNKKNISASIIIVALIIIPIGISKFMYAHYEEKGKTENITVLQPNFDPYTEKFVIPYRMQMEKMIGLSLQKISDTTDFLVWPETSVQDEIWLDKLKYQKPVRDLRKAIDSFPNLTAVIGINGFEEYTDKKDISATARIHIKPSSPPDTMYYDIYNSALAVNSEGPVGYYNKSKLVPGVERMPYPGFFSFIGKWAIDLGGISGSLGMQKERTVFFNKNNIGVAPVICYESIFGEYVSDYVTKGAGLIFIITNDGWWGNTNGYKQHCQYAKLRSIETRRCIARSANTGTSCFINQRGDISQATQWREDAVINADLPVNTDITFYTQHGDYLARFALWISGLLLLFTLGKKFFVKK; translated from the coding sequence ATGTTTTCAAAAAACTCCATTTTCAATAGTTTCCTGTTGCCCATTCTTTCAGGACTCATTTTATGGGCTGCCTGGCCGCCAATGCCATTTACTTTTTTGATTTTTATTGGTTTTGTACCCTTGTTTATTGGCGATAAAATGATTTCGGAAGCAGCAGCCCGTTATACCGGTTTTAAAACATGGTTGCTCATTTATTCCGGATTGCTTTTGTGGAATTTACTTACTACCTGGTGGGTAAGTAATGCAAGTTTGGCAGGAGGATTATTTGCCATTATTGCCAATCCGATTTTAATGAGTGTTCCGTTTATGCTGGCGAGAAATACGCGGAAACAATTTGGTGATAAAATCGGCTACCTCTCATTTATTGTTTATTGGATGAGTTTTGAATTTATTCACCTTCGTTGGGAATTAACCTGGCCATGGTTGTCTGTTGGAAATGTATTTGCACAAAACCATACCTGGATTCAATGGTATGAATACACAGGCGTTTTTGGAGGAACACTTTGGGTATTAATTGTAAATACATTAATTTATTTATTGATTAAACCTTACTTTTTTAAAACCGAAAATGCACTTCAGGGTAACAAAAAAAATATTTCTGCTTCGATAATAATTGTTGCATTAATAATCATACCTATAGGGATTTCAAAATTTATGTATGCGCATTATGAAGAAAAAGGTAAAACTGAAAATATAACAGTATTACAACCTAATTTTGATCCTTACACAGAAAAATTTGTAATTCCATATCGCATGCAAATGGAAAAAATGATTGGATTATCACTACAAAAAATTAGTGATACTACCGATTTTCTTGTTTGGCCGGAGACATCAGTGCAGGATGAAATATGGCTCGATAAATTAAAATATCAAAAGCCTGTCCGCGATTTACGTAAAGCCATTGATAGTTTTCCAAATTTAACTGCCGTAATTGGAATAAATGGTTTTGAAGAATATACTGATAAAAAAGACATTAGTGCAACAGCACGTATTCACATTAAACCAAGTAGTCCGCCTGATACCATGTATTACGATATTTACAATTCGGCATTAGCTGTAAATAGTGAAGGACCTGTCGGCTATTATAATAAATCAAAATTAGTTCCCGGTGTTGAGCGCATGCCTTATCCCGGATTTTTTTCATTTATTGGTAAATGGGCAATTGACCTGGGTGGTATATCCGGCAGCTTAGGGATGCAAAAAGAACGCACGGTATTTTTTAATAAAAATAATATTGGCGTTGCTCCGGTTATTTGTTACGAAAGTATTTTTGGTGAATATGTAAGTGATTATGTAACTAAAGGTGCCGGATTAATTTTTATAATTACCAACGATGGCTGGTGGGGAAATACAAATGGATATAAACAACATTGCCAATACGCAAAATTGCGCAGTATTGAAACCAGAAGATGTATTGCCAGAAGTGCAAACACAGGTACAAGTTGTTTTATAAACCAACGTGGTGATATATCGCAGGCTACACAGTGGCGCGAAGACGCAGTAATTAATGCAGACTTGCCGGTGAATACTGATATAACTTTTTACACTCAACATGGTGATTACCTGGCCAGATTTGCATTATGGATTTCCGGATTATTATTGCTATTTACACTGGGAAAAAAGTTTTTTGTAAAAAAGTAA
- a CDS encoding inositol monophosphatase — protein MQEKELAQLCKSVIEIVRPVGNYIREARKNFTEITIEKKGVRDFVTEVDKNAEIELVKKLQHLFPEAGFVTEEKTILQSDLPYNWIIDPLDGTMNYVHGIPAYSISIGLEYHHEIILGVVYEMVHDEMFYSWKGSVSYCNERVIQISPCATLQDALIATGFPYIRTPERTTKIAATLKYFLDNGRDIRRIGTAATDLCYIACGRMDVYYEGFLNLWDIAGGIIIVKNAGGFVSDFSGGDDFTKGQIVACSPLIKEEVLKGVALMP, from the coding sequence ATGCAGGAAAAAGAATTAGCACAGTTATGTAAATCGGTTATTGAAATTGTGCGCCCGGTCGGGAATTACATCCGCGAAGCAAGAAAAAATTTTACGGAAATAACTATTGAGAAAAAAGGTGTTCGTGATTTTGTTACTGAAGTAGATAAAAATGCTGAAATAGAATTAGTAAAAAAACTACAACATTTATTTCCTGAAGCCGGATTTGTAACCGAAGAAAAAACAATTTTACAAAGTGACCTGCCTTACAACTGGATTATCGACCCCTTAGATGGCACTATGAATTATGTGCATGGAATTCCGGCGTACAGTATCAGTATCGGACTGGAATATCACCATGAAATTATTTTAGGTGTAGTATATGAAATGGTGCATGATGAAATGTTTTATTCCTGGAAAGGAAGTGTATCATATTGTAATGAAAGGGTAATTCAAATTTCACCTTGTGCAACTTTACAGGATGCACTAATTGCAACGGGATTTCCCTATATCAGAACACCAGAGCGAACTACAAAAATTGCAGCAACATTAAAGTATTTTTTAGATAACGGAAGAGATATCCGACGCATTGGAACAGCAGCAACAGATTTATGTTACATTGCTTGTGGCAGAATGGATGTGTATTACGAAGGGTTTTTAAATTTATGGGATATTGCAGGTGGAATTATAATTGTAAAAAATGCAGGCGGATTTGTGAGCGATTTTTCCGGCGGGGATGATTTTACAAAAGGCCAAATTGTAGCCTGTAGTCCATTAATAAAAGAGGAAGTATTAAAGGGTGTTGCTTTAATGCCATGA
- a CDS encoding inorganic phosphate transporter gives MYGIEPIIIITVVLALVFDFINGANDAANSISTIVATRVLSPTKAVIWAAFFNFAALWIFQTTEVSKTMSRGVIDKAVVDGDNYFIFCSLIGAITWGWLCTRFGMPISLSHTLIGGLIGPALVKAGPSALLWFEPDHKGIGWIGVFILLAPIIGLLIAYILQIITFWAFRRTRPGKVDGFFQVMQLVSSAAFSLGHGSNDAQKTAGIIILLLASAGHTSIDAPPDWIFYMCYTVIGLGTLIGGWKVVKTMGHNLTPLKPMGGFCAETAGAITLFGTAAIGIPASTTHTITGAIMGVGAAKRVSAVRWSVVTKIVWAWVLTIPATMLLSGLVYHIVSFMV, from the coding sequence ATGTACGGTATAGAACCCATTATTATTATAACAGTTGTTTTAGCCTTGGTATTCGACTTCATTAATGGAGCCAACGATGCTGCCAATTCTATTTCAACTATTGTTGCTACCAGGGTGTTGAGCCCTACAAAGGCAGTTATTTGGGCTGCGTTTTTCAATTTTGCTGCGTTATGGATTTTTCAAACAACAGAAGTTTCTAAAACCATGAGTCGTGGTGTAATTGATAAAGCAGTTGTTGATGGCGATAATTATTTTATTTTTTGTTCATTAATTGGTGCTATTACCTGGGGCTGGTTATGTACTCGATTCGGTATGCCAATCAGTTTATCACATACTTTAATTGGCGGATTAATTGGTCCGGCATTAGTTAAAGCAGGCCCTAGTGCTTTATTATGGTTCGAGCCTGACCATAAAGGCATAGGCTGGATTGGTGTATTTATTTTATTAGCCCCAATTATCGGATTGCTGATTGCATATATATTGCAGATAATTACTTTTTGGGCATTTAGGCGAACGCGACCGGGAAAGGTTGATGGATTTTTTCAGGTAATGCAACTTGTTTCTTCTGCTGCATTTAGTTTAGGGCATGGCAGTAACGATGCGCAAAAAACTGCCGGTATTATCATTTTATTACTTGCATCTGCCGGACATACAAGTATTGATGCACCTCCTGATTGGATATTTTATATGTGTTATACCGTAATCGGATTAGGAACATTAATTGGTGGATGGAAAGTGGTAAAAACCATGGGACATAATTTAACGCCACTAAAACCAATGGGTGGATTTTGTGCTGAAACTGCAGGTGCAATTACCTTATTCGGAACTGCAGCTATCGGTATTCCAGCATCAACCACACATACCATTACCGGTGCAATTATGGGTGTTGGTGCTGCAAAAAGAGTAAGTGCCGTTCGCTGGAGTGTTGTAACTAAAATTGTTTGGGCTTGGGTATTAACTATTCCGGCAACAATGCTATTAAGCGGATTAGTATATCATATTGTATCATTCATGGTTTAA